A single window of Ictalurus furcatus strain D&B chromosome 3, Billie_1.0, whole genome shotgun sequence DNA harbors:
- the wdr35 gene encoding WD repeat-containing protein 35 isoform X2 — protein MFIYLSKKIAIPNNIKLKCVSWNRNQGFIACGGDEGLLKVLKLEIQTDDAKLKGLAAPSNLSMNQTLEGHTGAVQVVTWNEQYQKLTTSDQNGLIIVWMLYKGSWYEEMINNRNKSVVRSMSWNADGEKICIVYEDGAVIVGSVDGNRIWGKELKGIQLAHVAWSPDSKILLFGMANGEIHIYDNQGNFIMKMTLHCLTNLTGAISIAGIHWYAGTEGYVEPDCPCLAICYDNGRCQVMRHENDENPVIIDTLMNVASIQWNHSGNVLAIAGSLRTPGGDKDVNVLNFYTPFGEHLRTLKVPGKQVTALSWEGGGLRIGLAVDSYIYFANIRPDYKWGYCLNTVVYAYTRPDRMEYSVVFWDTKNNEKFVKYVKSLMSVTTCGDFCILATKADDSHPQDDVDPDTATATYVLVLCNSIGTPLDSKYIDIDPLFVTMTKTHVIAASKEAFYVWQYRVAKKLTALEINQVAKTKKEGRERVYHIDDTPSGTADGALDFSKAFTATRDPICCIAASDRTLIVGRESGILQKYLLPNVSLVQKFSLSCRAYQLSLNCNSSRLAVIDMTGVLTFLDVDPRASSGEAEDGASAGDPSKFERKDVWDMKWANDNPDLFAMMEKTRMYVFRNLDPEEPIQTSGFICNFEDLEIKSVLLDEIMKNPERPNKDYLINFEIRSLRDSRALIEKVGIEDASQFIEDNPHPRLWRLLAEAALQKLELKMAEAAFVRCKDYQGIELVKRVDKLQSEDMKQAEVAAYFGRFEEAEKMYLDMDRRDLAISLRIKLGDWFRVLQLLRSGSGDSDDALQEQAYNAIGDYFADRQKWLNAVQYYLQGRNQERLAECYYMLEDYDGLERLAGTLPENHKLLPDIGQMFVTVGMCEQAVSAYLRCNRPKAAVDACVHLNQWNKAVELAKDHNMKEIGPLLSKYASHLLEKRKTLEAVELYRKAHHFLDAAKLMFKTAEDEARKRTRPLRVKKLYVLAALLVENYHTQVKHSQQSSAKGKKSEATSALAGLLEEDAASADSHIVDKAWRGAEAYHYFLLAQRQLYNGSVEASMNTALHLRDYEDIIPAVEIYSLLAVCSSAHRAFATCSRAFIKLESLESLSAEQRQLYEELALQIFTKHPPKDNRKSQLDGTEDSAEEKLPTCIVTGRSISDYQFWMCELFGIGRLSHNCGAL, from the exons ATGTTTATTTACCTGAGTAAGAAG ATTGCGATTCCCAACAACATTAAGCTGAAGTGTGTCTCCTGGAACAGAAACCAGGGCTTTATAGCATGTGGAGGAGATGAGGGTCTGCTGAAGGTCCTCAAACTGGAGATTcaaacag ACGATGCCAAGTTGAAAGGTCTTGCAGCTCCGAGTAACCTCTCCATGAACCAGACACTAGAAGGACACACCG GCGCAGTGCAGGTAGTTACCTGGAACGAGCAGTACCAGAAACTGACCACCAGCGACCAGAACGGCCTCATCATAGTCTGGATGCTCTACAAAG GCTCCTGGTACGAGGAGATGATCAATAACAGGAACAAGTCAGTGGTGCGGAGTATGAGCTGGAACGCGGATGGCGAGAAGATCTGCATCGTGTACGAAGACGGAGCCGTTATTGTGGGATCAGTGGACG GTAACCGGATCTGGGGGAAGGAGCTGAAGGGGATCCAGCTGGCCCACGTGGCCTGGTCGCCCGATAGTAAGATCCTGCTGTTCGGAATGGCCAACGGAGAGATCCATATCTACGACAACCAGGGCAACTTCATC ATGAAGATGACCCTGCATTGCCTGACGAACCTGACCGGAGCTATCAGCATCGCAGGGATCCACTGGTACGCCGGAACCGAGGGTTACGTCGAGCCAGACTGCCCCTGCCTCGCCATCTGCTACGACAACGGACGCTGCCAGGTCATGCGCCACGAGAACGACGAAA ATCCGGTGATCATCGACACCCTTATGAACGTCGCCAGTATCCAGTGGAACCACAGCGGCAACGTTCTCGCCATAGCCGGATCGCTCAGGACCCCCGGAGGAGACAAAGATGTCAACGTCTTGAATTTCTACACACCTTTCGGAGAG CACCTCCGCACTCTGAAGGTTCCCGGTAAACAGGTGACGGCGCTATCATGGGAAGGTGGAGGACTGAGGATCGGCCTGGCTGTAGATTCCTACATTTACTTTGCCAACATCAGACCCGATTACAAG TGGGGTTACTGCTTGAACACGGTGGTGTACGCGTACACTCGGCCAGACAGGATGGAGTACAGCGTGGTGTTCTGGGACACGAAGAACAACGAGAAGTTTGTGAAGTACGTGAAGAGTCTGATGTCGGTCACCACCTGTGGGGATTTCTGCATTCTGGCCACTAAAGCAGATGATTCTCAtccacag GACGACGTAGACCCGGACACAGCAACAGCAACG TACGTGCTGGTGTTGTGTAACTCCATCGGGACTCCTCTGGACTCCAAATACATCGACATCG ACCCGCTGTTCGTAACCATGACGAAGACTCACGTCATCGCCGCGTCCAAGGAGGCTTTCTACGTCTGGCAGTACCGCGTGGCCAAGAAGCTCACAGCTCTGGAGATCAACCAGGTCGCCAAGACCAAGAAAGAGGGCCGTGAAAG ggTTTACCACATCGATGACACTCCGAGTGGCACAGCTGACGGGGCGCTGGACTTCTCCAAAGCCTTCACA GCCACCAGAGATCCGATCTGTTGCATCGCCGCATCGGACAGAACTCTCATAGTG gGTCGTGAATCCGGGATCTTGCAGAAATACCTCTTGCCCAACGTCAGCCTGGTGCAGAAGTTTTCTCTGAGCTGCAGAGCGTATCAGCTGTCTCTTAACTGCAACTCCAG TCGCTTGGCCGTCATCGACATGACCGGAGTGTTGACGTTCTTGGACGTGGATCCGCGCGCCTCGTCCGGGGAAGCGGAAGACGGCGCCTCGGCCGGAGACCCGTCCAAATTCGAGCGCAAAGACGTGTGGGATATGAAGTGGGCCAACGACAACCCCGACCTGTTCGCCATGATGGAAAAGACCAGGATGTACGTCTTCAGAAATCTGGACCCGGAG GAGCCGATTCAAACATCTGGATTCATCTGTAACTTCGAAGATCTGGAAATCAAGTCTGTCCTGCTGGATGAAATCATGAAG AATCCCGAGCGGCCGAACAAGGACTACCTGATCAACTTCGAGATCCGTTCTCTGAGAGACAGCAGAGCGCTGATCGAGAAAGTGGGAATAGAGGACGCTTCCCAATTTATAGAGGACAATCCTCACCCCCGACTCTG GCGTCTTCTAGCCGAGGCGGCTCTGCAGAAGCTGGAGCTGAAGATGGCCGAGGCGGCGTTCGTGCGCTGTAAGGACTATCAGGGCATCGAGCTGGTGAAGAGAGTGGACAAGCTGCAGAGCGAGGACATGAAGCAGGCCGAGGTGGCCGCGTACTTCGGACGATTCGAGGAGGCTGAGAAGATGTACCTGGACATGGACcgcag ggatcTGGCCATCAGTCTGAGGATAAAGCTGGGTGACTGGTTCCGGGTTCTGCAACTGTTACGGAGCGGGTCAGGAGACAGCGACGACGCTCTGCAGGAACAGGCTTACAACGCCATCGGGGATTATTTCGCCGACAGACAGAAATG gCTGAACGCGGTACAGTACTACCTCCAGGGCCGTAATCAGGAGAGACTGGCCGAGTGTTATTACATGCTGGAGGATTATGACGGTTTGGAGCGTCTCGCTGGAACTCTCCCGGAGAACCACAAGCTGCTGCCG GACATCGGGCAGATGTTCGTCACTGTAGGGATGTGTGAGCAGGCAGTGAGCGCCTACCTCAGGTGTAACCGGCCCAAAGCAGCAGTGGACGCCTGTGTGCACCTGaaccag tggaaCAAAGCTGTAGAACTGGCTAAAGACCACAACATGAAGGAGATTGGCCCTCTGCTGTCCAAGTACGCCTCTCACCTGCTGGAGAAGAGGAAGACTCTGGAGGCAGTGGAGCTCTACAGGAAGGCTCACCACTTCCTGGACGCCGCCAAGCTCATGTTCAag ACCGCGGAGGACGAGGCGAGGAAGCGGACGAGGCCGCTGAGGGTGAAGAAGCTGTACGTGCTCGCCGCCCTGCTGGTGGAAAATTACCACACTCAGGTCAAACACTCTCAGCAAAGCAGTGCCAAGGGCAAGAAATCCGAG GCTACCTCCGCTCTGGCTGGGTTGTTAGAGGAGGACGCCGCCTCTGCAGACAGTCACATCGTGGACAAAGCGTGGCGAGGAGCCGAGGCCTATCACTACTTCCTGCTGGCTCAGAGACAGCTCTACAACGGCAGCGTGGAGGCCTCGATGAACACCG CCCTCCACCTGCGTGATTACGAGGACATCATCCCTGCCGTGGAGATCTACTCTCTCCTGGCCGTGTGTTCCTCGGCTCACCGCGCCTTCGCCACCTGCTCTCGCGCCTTCATCAAGCTGGAGTCTCTGGAGAGCCTGAGCGCTGAGCAGAGGCAGCTGTACGAGGAGCTCGCGCTGCAGATCTTCACCAAACACCCGCCGAAAGACAACCGCAAGAGTCAGCTGGACGGCACGGAGGacag tgcggAGGAGAAGCTGCCCACGTGTATCGTAACAGGACGGAGTATCTCTGATTATCAGTTCtggatgtgtg AGCTTTTTGGAATAGGAAGACTGtcccataactgtggggctctgtaa
- the wdr35 gene encoding WD repeat-containing protein 35 isoform X1, with translation MFIYLSKKIAIPNNIKLKCVSWNRNQGFIACGGDEGLLKVLKLEIQTDDAKLKGLAAPSNLSMNQTLEGHTGAVQVVTWNEQYQKLTTSDQNGLIIVWMLYKGSWYEEMINNRNKSVVRSMSWNADGEKICIVYEDGAVIVGSVDGNRIWGKELKGIQLAHVAWSPDSKILLFGMANGEIHIYDNQGNFIMKMTLHCLTNLTGAISIAGIHWYAGTEGYVEPDCPCLAICYDNGRCQVMRHENDENPVIIDTLMNVASIQWNHSGNVLAIAGSLRTPGGDKDVNVLNFYTPFGEHLRTLKVPGKQVTALSWEGGGLRIGLAVDSYIYFANIRPDYKWGYCLNTVVYAYTRPDRMEYSVVFWDTKNNEKFVKYVKSLMSVTTCGDFCILATKADDSHPQDDVDPDTATATYVLVLCNSIGTPLDSKYIDIDPLFVTMTKTHVIAASKEAFYVWQYRVAKKLTALEINQVAKTKKEGRERVYHIDDTPSGTADGALDFSKAFTATRDPICCIAASDRTLIVGRESGILQKYLLPNVSLVQKFSLSCRAYQLSLNCNSSRLAVIDMTGVLTFLDVDPRASSGEAEDGASAGDPSKFERKDVWDMKWANDNPDLFAMMEKTRMYVFRNLDPEEPIQTSGFICNFEDLEIKSVLLDEIMKNPERPNKDYLINFEIRSLRDSRALIEKVGIEDASQFIEDNPHPRLWRLLAEAALQKLELKMAEAAFVRCKDYQGIELVKRVDKLQSEDMKQAEVAAYFGRFEEAEKMYLDMDRRDLAISLRIKLGDWFRVLQLLRSGSGDSDDALQEQAYNAIGDYFADRQKWLNAVQYYLQGRNQERLAECYYMLEDYDGLERLAGTLPENHKLLPDIGQMFVTVGMCEQAVSAYLRCNRPKAAVDACVHLNQWNKAVELAKDHNMKEIGPLLSKYASHLLEKRKTLEAVELYRKAHHFLDAAKLMFKTAEDEARKRTRPLRVKKLYVLAALLVENYHTQVKHSQQSSAKGKKSEATSALAGLLEEDAASADSHIVDKAWRGAEAYHYFLLAQRQLYNGSVEASMNTALHLRDYEDIIPAVEIYSLLAVCSSAHRAFATCSRAFIKLESLESLSAEQRQLYEELALQIFTKHPPKDNRKSQLDGTEDSAEEKLPTCIVTGRSISDYQFWMCGVCKHCAHEQDITNYSYCPLCHSSLT, from the exons ATGTTTATTTACCTGAGTAAGAAG ATTGCGATTCCCAACAACATTAAGCTGAAGTGTGTCTCCTGGAACAGAAACCAGGGCTTTATAGCATGTGGAGGAGATGAGGGTCTGCTGAAGGTCCTCAAACTGGAGATTcaaacag ACGATGCCAAGTTGAAAGGTCTTGCAGCTCCGAGTAACCTCTCCATGAACCAGACACTAGAAGGACACACCG GCGCAGTGCAGGTAGTTACCTGGAACGAGCAGTACCAGAAACTGACCACCAGCGACCAGAACGGCCTCATCATAGTCTGGATGCTCTACAAAG GCTCCTGGTACGAGGAGATGATCAATAACAGGAACAAGTCAGTGGTGCGGAGTATGAGCTGGAACGCGGATGGCGAGAAGATCTGCATCGTGTACGAAGACGGAGCCGTTATTGTGGGATCAGTGGACG GTAACCGGATCTGGGGGAAGGAGCTGAAGGGGATCCAGCTGGCCCACGTGGCCTGGTCGCCCGATAGTAAGATCCTGCTGTTCGGAATGGCCAACGGAGAGATCCATATCTACGACAACCAGGGCAACTTCATC ATGAAGATGACCCTGCATTGCCTGACGAACCTGACCGGAGCTATCAGCATCGCAGGGATCCACTGGTACGCCGGAACCGAGGGTTACGTCGAGCCAGACTGCCCCTGCCTCGCCATCTGCTACGACAACGGACGCTGCCAGGTCATGCGCCACGAGAACGACGAAA ATCCGGTGATCATCGACACCCTTATGAACGTCGCCAGTATCCAGTGGAACCACAGCGGCAACGTTCTCGCCATAGCCGGATCGCTCAGGACCCCCGGAGGAGACAAAGATGTCAACGTCTTGAATTTCTACACACCTTTCGGAGAG CACCTCCGCACTCTGAAGGTTCCCGGTAAACAGGTGACGGCGCTATCATGGGAAGGTGGAGGACTGAGGATCGGCCTGGCTGTAGATTCCTACATTTACTTTGCCAACATCAGACCCGATTACAAG TGGGGTTACTGCTTGAACACGGTGGTGTACGCGTACACTCGGCCAGACAGGATGGAGTACAGCGTGGTGTTCTGGGACACGAAGAACAACGAGAAGTTTGTGAAGTACGTGAAGAGTCTGATGTCGGTCACCACCTGTGGGGATTTCTGCATTCTGGCCACTAAAGCAGATGATTCTCAtccacag GACGACGTAGACCCGGACACAGCAACAGCAACG TACGTGCTGGTGTTGTGTAACTCCATCGGGACTCCTCTGGACTCCAAATACATCGACATCG ACCCGCTGTTCGTAACCATGACGAAGACTCACGTCATCGCCGCGTCCAAGGAGGCTTTCTACGTCTGGCAGTACCGCGTGGCCAAGAAGCTCACAGCTCTGGAGATCAACCAGGTCGCCAAGACCAAGAAAGAGGGCCGTGAAAG ggTTTACCACATCGATGACACTCCGAGTGGCACAGCTGACGGGGCGCTGGACTTCTCCAAAGCCTTCACA GCCACCAGAGATCCGATCTGTTGCATCGCCGCATCGGACAGAACTCTCATAGTG gGTCGTGAATCCGGGATCTTGCAGAAATACCTCTTGCCCAACGTCAGCCTGGTGCAGAAGTTTTCTCTGAGCTGCAGAGCGTATCAGCTGTCTCTTAACTGCAACTCCAG TCGCTTGGCCGTCATCGACATGACCGGAGTGTTGACGTTCTTGGACGTGGATCCGCGCGCCTCGTCCGGGGAAGCGGAAGACGGCGCCTCGGCCGGAGACCCGTCCAAATTCGAGCGCAAAGACGTGTGGGATATGAAGTGGGCCAACGACAACCCCGACCTGTTCGCCATGATGGAAAAGACCAGGATGTACGTCTTCAGAAATCTGGACCCGGAG GAGCCGATTCAAACATCTGGATTCATCTGTAACTTCGAAGATCTGGAAATCAAGTCTGTCCTGCTGGATGAAATCATGAAG AATCCCGAGCGGCCGAACAAGGACTACCTGATCAACTTCGAGATCCGTTCTCTGAGAGACAGCAGAGCGCTGATCGAGAAAGTGGGAATAGAGGACGCTTCCCAATTTATAGAGGACAATCCTCACCCCCGACTCTG GCGTCTTCTAGCCGAGGCGGCTCTGCAGAAGCTGGAGCTGAAGATGGCCGAGGCGGCGTTCGTGCGCTGTAAGGACTATCAGGGCATCGAGCTGGTGAAGAGAGTGGACAAGCTGCAGAGCGAGGACATGAAGCAGGCCGAGGTGGCCGCGTACTTCGGACGATTCGAGGAGGCTGAGAAGATGTACCTGGACATGGACcgcag ggatcTGGCCATCAGTCTGAGGATAAAGCTGGGTGACTGGTTCCGGGTTCTGCAACTGTTACGGAGCGGGTCAGGAGACAGCGACGACGCTCTGCAGGAACAGGCTTACAACGCCATCGGGGATTATTTCGCCGACAGACAGAAATG gCTGAACGCGGTACAGTACTACCTCCAGGGCCGTAATCAGGAGAGACTGGCCGAGTGTTATTACATGCTGGAGGATTATGACGGTTTGGAGCGTCTCGCTGGAACTCTCCCGGAGAACCACAAGCTGCTGCCG GACATCGGGCAGATGTTCGTCACTGTAGGGATGTGTGAGCAGGCAGTGAGCGCCTACCTCAGGTGTAACCGGCCCAAAGCAGCAGTGGACGCCTGTGTGCACCTGaaccag tggaaCAAAGCTGTAGAACTGGCTAAAGACCACAACATGAAGGAGATTGGCCCTCTGCTGTCCAAGTACGCCTCTCACCTGCTGGAGAAGAGGAAGACTCTGGAGGCAGTGGAGCTCTACAGGAAGGCTCACCACTTCCTGGACGCCGCCAAGCTCATGTTCAag ACCGCGGAGGACGAGGCGAGGAAGCGGACGAGGCCGCTGAGGGTGAAGAAGCTGTACGTGCTCGCCGCCCTGCTGGTGGAAAATTACCACACTCAGGTCAAACACTCTCAGCAAAGCAGTGCCAAGGGCAAGAAATCCGAG GCTACCTCCGCTCTGGCTGGGTTGTTAGAGGAGGACGCCGCCTCTGCAGACAGTCACATCGTGGACAAAGCGTGGCGAGGAGCCGAGGCCTATCACTACTTCCTGCTGGCTCAGAGACAGCTCTACAACGGCAGCGTGGAGGCCTCGATGAACACCG CCCTCCACCTGCGTGATTACGAGGACATCATCCCTGCCGTGGAGATCTACTCTCTCCTGGCCGTGTGTTCCTCGGCTCACCGCGCCTTCGCCACCTGCTCTCGCGCCTTCATCAAGCTGGAGTCTCTGGAGAGCCTGAGCGCTGAGCAGAGGCAGCTGTACGAGGAGCTCGCGCTGCAGATCTTCACCAAACACCCGCCGAAAGACAACCGCAAGAGTCAGCTGGACGGCACGGAGGacag tgcggAGGAGAAGCTGCCCACGTGTATCGTAACAGGACGGAGTATCTCTGATTATCAGTTCtggatgtgtggtgtgtgtaaacACTGCGCTCATGAGCAGGACATCACCAACTACAGCTACTGCCCCCTCTGTCACTCCTCACTCACCTGa
- the wdr35 gene encoding WD repeat-containing protein 35 isoform X3 — MFIYLSKKIAIPNNIKLKCVSWNRNQGFIACGGDEGLLKVLKLEIQTDDAKLKGLAAPSNLSMNQTLEGHTGAVQVVTWNEQYQKLTTSDQNGLIIVWMLYKGSWYEEMINNRNKSVVRSMSWNADGEKICIVYEDGAVIVGSVDGNRIWGKELKGIQLAHVAWSPDSKILLFGMANGEIHIYDNQGNFIMKMTLHCLTNLTGAISIAGIHWYAGTEGYVEPDCPCLAICYDNGRCQVMRHENDENPVIIDTLMNVASIQWNHSGNVLAIAGSLRTPGGDKDVNVLNFYTPFGEHLRTLKVPGKQVTALSWEGGGLRIGLAVDSYIYFANIRPDYKWGYCLNTVVYAYTRPDRMEYSVVFWDTKNNEKFVKYVKSLMSVTTCGDFCILATKADDSHPQDDVDPDTATATYVLVLCNSIGTPLDSKYIDIDPLFVTMTKTHVIAASKEAFYVWQYRVAKKLTALEINQVAKTKKEGRERVYHIDDTPSGTADGALDFSKAFTATRDPICCIAASDRTLIVGRESGILQKYLLPNVSLVQKFSLSCRAYQLSLNCNSSRLAVIDMTGVLTFLDVDPRASSGEAEDGASAGDPSKFERKDVWDMKWANDNPDLFAMMEKTRMYVFRNLDPEEPIQTSGFICNFEDLEIKSVLLDEIMKNPERPNKDYLINFEIRSLRDSRALIEKVGIEDASQFIEDNPHPRLWRLLAEAALQKLELKMAEAAFVRCKDYQGIELVKRVDKLQSEDMKQAEVAAYFGRFEEAEKMYLDMDRRDLAISLRIKLGDWFRVLQLLRSGSGDSDDALQEQAYNAIGDYFADRQKWLNAVQYYLQGRNQERLAECYYMLEDYDGLERLAGTLPENHKLLPDIGQMFVTVGMCEQAVSAYLRCNRPKAAVDACVHLNQWNKAVELAKDHNMKEIGPLLSKYASHLLEKRKTLEAVELYRKAHHFLDAAKLMFKTAEDEARKRTRPLRVKKLYVLAALLVENYHTQVKHSQQSSAKGKKSEATSALAGLLEEDAASADSHIVDKAWRGAEAYHYFLLAQRQLYNGSVEASMNTALHLRDYEDIIPAVEIYSLLAVCSSAHRAFATCSRAFIKLESLESLSAEQRQLYEELALQIFTKHPPKDNRKSQLDGTEDSAEEKLPTCIVTGRSISDYQFWMCVGHV; from the exons ATGTTTATTTACCTGAGTAAGAAG ATTGCGATTCCCAACAACATTAAGCTGAAGTGTGTCTCCTGGAACAGAAACCAGGGCTTTATAGCATGTGGAGGAGATGAGGGTCTGCTGAAGGTCCTCAAACTGGAGATTcaaacag ACGATGCCAAGTTGAAAGGTCTTGCAGCTCCGAGTAACCTCTCCATGAACCAGACACTAGAAGGACACACCG GCGCAGTGCAGGTAGTTACCTGGAACGAGCAGTACCAGAAACTGACCACCAGCGACCAGAACGGCCTCATCATAGTCTGGATGCTCTACAAAG GCTCCTGGTACGAGGAGATGATCAATAACAGGAACAAGTCAGTGGTGCGGAGTATGAGCTGGAACGCGGATGGCGAGAAGATCTGCATCGTGTACGAAGACGGAGCCGTTATTGTGGGATCAGTGGACG GTAACCGGATCTGGGGGAAGGAGCTGAAGGGGATCCAGCTGGCCCACGTGGCCTGGTCGCCCGATAGTAAGATCCTGCTGTTCGGAATGGCCAACGGAGAGATCCATATCTACGACAACCAGGGCAACTTCATC ATGAAGATGACCCTGCATTGCCTGACGAACCTGACCGGAGCTATCAGCATCGCAGGGATCCACTGGTACGCCGGAACCGAGGGTTACGTCGAGCCAGACTGCCCCTGCCTCGCCATCTGCTACGACAACGGACGCTGCCAGGTCATGCGCCACGAGAACGACGAAA ATCCGGTGATCATCGACACCCTTATGAACGTCGCCAGTATCCAGTGGAACCACAGCGGCAACGTTCTCGCCATAGCCGGATCGCTCAGGACCCCCGGAGGAGACAAAGATGTCAACGTCTTGAATTTCTACACACCTTTCGGAGAG CACCTCCGCACTCTGAAGGTTCCCGGTAAACAGGTGACGGCGCTATCATGGGAAGGTGGAGGACTGAGGATCGGCCTGGCTGTAGATTCCTACATTTACTTTGCCAACATCAGACCCGATTACAAG TGGGGTTACTGCTTGAACACGGTGGTGTACGCGTACACTCGGCCAGACAGGATGGAGTACAGCGTGGTGTTCTGGGACACGAAGAACAACGAGAAGTTTGTGAAGTACGTGAAGAGTCTGATGTCGGTCACCACCTGTGGGGATTTCTGCATTCTGGCCACTAAAGCAGATGATTCTCAtccacag GACGACGTAGACCCGGACACAGCAACAGCAACG TACGTGCTGGTGTTGTGTAACTCCATCGGGACTCCTCTGGACTCCAAATACATCGACATCG ACCCGCTGTTCGTAACCATGACGAAGACTCACGTCATCGCCGCGTCCAAGGAGGCTTTCTACGTCTGGCAGTACCGCGTGGCCAAGAAGCTCACAGCTCTGGAGATCAACCAGGTCGCCAAGACCAAGAAAGAGGGCCGTGAAAG ggTTTACCACATCGATGACACTCCGAGTGGCACAGCTGACGGGGCGCTGGACTTCTCCAAAGCCTTCACA GCCACCAGAGATCCGATCTGTTGCATCGCCGCATCGGACAGAACTCTCATAGTG gGTCGTGAATCCGGGATCTTGCAGAAATACCTCTTGCCCAACGTCAGCCTGGTGCAGAAGTTTTCTCTGAGCTGCAGAGCGTATCAGCTGTCTCTTAACTGCAACTCCAG TCGCTTGGCCGTCATCGACATGACCGGAGTGTTGACGTTCTTGGACGTGGATCCGCGCGCCTCGTCCGGGGAAGCGGAAGACGGCGCCTCGGCCGGAGACCCGTCCAAATTCGAGCGCAAAGACGTGTGGGATATGAAGTGGGCCAACGACAACCCCGACCTGTTCGCCATGATGGAAAAGACCAGGATGTACGTCTTCAGAAATCTGGACCCGGAG GAGCCGATTCAAACATCTGGATTCATCTGTAACTTCGAAGATCTGGAAATCAAGTCTGTCCTGCTGGATGAAATCATGAAG AATCCCGAGCGGCCGAACAAGGACTACCTGATCAACTTCGAGATCCGTTCTCTGAGAGACAGCAGAGCGCTGATCGAGAAAGTGGGAATAGAGGACGCTTCCCAATTTATAGAGGACAATCCTCACCCCCGACTCTG GCGTCTTCTAGCCGAGGCGGCTCTGCAGAAGCTGGAGCTGAAGATGGCCGAGGCGGCGTTCGTGCGCTGTAAGGACTATCAGGGCATCGAGCTGGTGAAGAGAGTGGACAAGCTGCAGAGCGAGGACATGAAGCAGGCCGAGGTGGCCGCGTACTTCGGACGATTCGAGGAGGCTGAGAAGATGTACCTGGACATGGACcgcag ggatcTGGCCATCAGTCTGAGGATAAAGCTGGGTGACTGGTTCCGGGTTCTGCAACTGTTACGGAGCGGGTCAGGAGACAGCGACGACGCTCTGCAGGAACAGGCTTACAACGCCATCGGGGATTATTTCGCCGACAGACAGAAATG gCTGAACGCGGTACAGTACTACCTCCAGGGCCGTAATCAGGAGAGACTGGCCGAGTGTTATTACATGCTGGAGGATTATGACGGTTTGGAGCGTCTCGCTGGAACTCTCCCGGAGAACCACAAGCTGCTGCCG GACATCGGGCAGATGTTCGTCACTGTAGGGATGTGTGAGCAGGCAGTGAGCGCCTACCTCAGGTGTAACCGGCCCAAAGCAGCAGTGGACGCCTGTGTGCACCTGaaccag tggaaCAAAGCTGTAGAACTGGCTAAAGACCACAACATGAAGGAGATTGGCCCTCTGCTGTCCAAGTACGCCTCTCACCTGCTGGAGAAGAGGAAGACTCTGGAGGCAGTGGAGCTCTACAGGAAGGCTCACCACTTCCTGGACGCCGCCAAGCTCATGTTCAag ACCGCGGAGGACGAGGCGAGGAAGCGGACGAGGCCGCTGAGGGTGAAGAAGCTGTACGTGCTCGCCGCCCTGCTGGTGGAAAATTACCACACTCAGGTCAAACACTCTCAGCAAAGCAGTGCCAAGGGCAAGAAATCCGAG GCTACCTCCGCTCTGGCTGGGTTGTTAGAGGAGGACGCCGCCTCTGCAGACAGTCACATCGTGGACAAAGCGTGGCGAGGAGCCGAGGCCTATCACTACTTCCTGCTGGCTCAGAGACAGCTCTACAACGGCAGCGTGGAGGCCTCGATGAACACCG CCCTCCACCTGCGTGATTACGAGGACATCATCCCTGCCGTGGAGATCTACTCTCTCCTGGCCGTGTGTTCCTCGGCTCACCGCGCCTTCGCCACCTGCTCTCGCGCCTTCATCAAGCTGGAGTCTCTGGAGAGCCTGAGCGCTGAGCAGAGGCAGCTGTACGAGGAGCTCGCGCTGCAGATCTTCACCAAACACCCGCCGAAAGACAACCGCAAGAGTCAGCTGGACGGCACGGAGGacag tgcggAGGAGAAGCTGCCCACGTGTATCGTAACAGGACGGAGTATCTCTGATTATCAGTTCtggatgtgtg